The Vicia villosa cultivar HV-30 ecotype Madison, WI linkage group LG1, Vvil1.0, whole genome shotgun sequence genome includes a region encoding these proteins:
- the LOC131602173 gene encoding galactinol synthase 2-like, whose product MAPADIVTAATNVTDAQSKTAKRAFVTFLAGNGDYVKGVVGLAKGLRKVKAMYPFVVAVLPDVPAEHRNILISQGCIVREIKPIYPPENQTQFAMAYYVINYSKISLWTLEEYEKMVFLDSDMQLFENIDHLFELPNNYFYAVMDCFCEPSWVHTKQYEIGYCQQCPDKVQWPSHLGPKPNLYFNTGMFVYEPNMNTYRDLLQKLQVAKPTSFAEQDFMNMYFKDKYKPIPNAYNLVLAMLWRHPENVELEKVKVVHYCAAGSKPWRYTGVEKNMQREDVKMLVKKWWEVYEDESLNYKEAINVNRLTSAILEAGGINVVRAPNAA is encoded by the exons ATGGCTCCTGCTGATATTGTAACTGCCGCAACCAACGTCACCGACGCTCAATCGAAGACCGCAAAACGTGCCTTTGTCACATTCCTTGCCGGAAATGGTGACTACGTCAAAGGTGTTGTTGGTTTAGCCAAAGGTCTCCGTAAGGTGAAAGCCATGTATCCTTTTGTGGTTGCAGTGTTGCCTGATGTTCCGGCGGAACACCGGAATATTCTCATCTCACAAGGTTGCATTGTTAGAGAGATCAAGCCTATTTATCCACCCGAGAATCAAACACAGTTTGCTATGGCCTATTATGTGATCAACTACTCCAAGATAAGTCTTTGGACT CTTGAGGAATATGAGAAGATGGTTTTTCTTGATAGTGATATGCAACTATTTGAAAATATTGACCATTTATTTGAGTTGCCTAATAACTATTTCTATGCTGTGATGGATTGTTTTTGTGAGCCCTCATGGGTTCATACTAAGCAATATGAAATTGGTTACTGTCAACAATGTCCTGACAAGGTTCAATGGCCTAGTCATTTAGGTCCCAAACCAAATCTTTACTTCAATACTGGTATGTTTGTTTATGAACCTAATATGAATACTTATcgtgatcttcttcaaaaactTCAAGTCGCTAAACCAACTTCCTTTGCTGAACAG GATTTTATGAACATGTACTTCAAGGACAAGTATAAGCCAATTCCTAATGCTTACAATCTTGTGTTGGCTATGTTGTGGCGTCATCCAGAGAATGTTGAGCTTGAGAAAGTTAAAGTGGTTCATTATTGTGCAGCT GGTTCAAAGCCTTGGAGGTACACTGGTGTGGAGAAGAATATGCAGAGAGAAGATGTAAAGATGTTGGTGAAGAAGTGGTGGGAGGTGTATGAAGATGAGAGTTTGAATTACAAGGAAGCGATTAATGTGAATCGCTTAACATCAGCAATTTTGGAAGCTGGTGGTATCAACGTTGTCCGTGCGCCAAACGCTGCATAA